The Pseudomonadota bacterium nucleotide sequence AGAAAAAGAATCAGCAACAATTCCATCAACAGGAAGATAGAATTTAACACCTTTTTTTAAAGCTTTCTTCATTATTGATGCGGCAACTTCCAAAAGATCTTCTTCTACCTTTGAATCCCCTACATCAATGCCCTGGCTTTTTAGAAAAGTATTTGCCATTGCACCGCCAATTATCAGTTTGTCAACGCGCAAAATCATATTTTCAAGAGCTGCAAGCTTGCTTGAAACTTTTGCTCCTCCCACAACGGCCACAAGCGGCCTCTTCGGGGTTGTCATGGCTTTTTTAAAGTATTCCAACTCTTTTTCAAGCAAAAATCCGGCAACCGACACAGGAGCATGCTCTGTTATTGCGGCAACAGAAGCATTCGCCCTATGAGATACGGCAAATGCATCATTAACGTATATATCACAAAGCTTTGCCAGTTCTTTTGCAAAATTATCGTCATTTTTTTCTTCTTCAGGATGAAATCTTAAGTTTTCAAGAAGCAACACATCTGCTTCAGACATTGAAGATATCAAAGAATCCACATCAGACCCTATGCAGTCGGGAGCCATCTTAACCTCTTTGTCCAAATAAGAACTAAGCCGTTTTGCTACCGGCAAAAGACTGAACTGAGGAGAAACTTTTCCTTTCGGTCTGCCAAGATGAGATGCAATAATAAGCTTTGCTTTATTTTCTATCGCGTATTTTAAGCTGGAAAGTGCAAAACTTATTCTGGTATCATCAGTTATATTAAGCTTTTCATCTAAAGGCACATTAAAATCAACTCTTATAAACACACGTTTACCCGAAAGGTTAATGTCTTTTATAGTTTTCAAAACTTCCTCCTTGCTTTAGACTTCCATATAAAGTTTTTGGACTGCGTTATCAGTCGCCCCCCTTCGACAACATACTAATTGCATGCCTTACTCAGGGAGCTCCTTCTGGCCTTGCCAAAAACATTATCTGAAAGTCTATTTATTTTTTATCTTGCGGTGCAGATCTTTTTTATCAGACCATCTTTTCAAAAAGCCGATCATGCCTGCTTCATAATACTTGTCTGTTAATTCTTCACGTACTCTTAGGCCCTCTTCCCGGTTCATAGCTGTTTTTAAGCAATCGGTCTTTAAATCGCATGCAAGACAGGATTTCGGCGAACATCTTAAGCCGTCATCGGCCATTGGGAAAACAATATCCATTTTCCCGAAACAATCCGGATTTTTTGTGTTGTCGGCATTCATTTCGGCAAACTTCCCGCATCAAACTCTTTAGTCTGCAAATTAAATTCCCGGTTAATCTTTTCAATATAACCGTGATCTGCAAAGCTGTAATATTTATTGTCCCCAATTATAATATGTTCATGGACGGAAACACCCATTACCTTGCATGCAAAAACAAGCTGCCTTGTAACCGCTATGTCTTCGGCGGAAGGTTCAGG carries:
- a CDS encoding phosphoglycerate kinase, whose product is MKTIKDINLSGKRVFIRVDFNVPLDEKLNITDDTRISFALSSLKYAIENKAKLIIASHLGRPKGKVSPQFSLLPVAKRLSSYLDKEVKMAPDCIGSDVDSLISSMSEADVLLLENLRFHPEEEKNDDNFAKELAKLCDIYVNDAFAVSHRANASVAAITEHAPVSVAGFLLEKELEYFKKAMTTPKRPLVAVVGGAKVSSKLAALENMILRVDKLIIGGAMANTFLKSQGIDVGDSKVEEDLLEVAASIMKKALKKGVKFYLPVDGIVADSFSPDAATKIVPVAKIPAKWMMLDIGPESSLLFSKALKDAETIIWNGPLGAFEMEAFAKGTMSMANDLANSKALTIVGGGDTDSAVHKAGKAGSITFISTGGGAFLELLEGKTLPAVAALVKAQQKTV